A stretch of Paludisphaera borealis DNA encodes these proteins:
- a CDS encoding MIP/aquaporin family protein, whose translation MLAGKLVAEFIGTFFLVFTIGMTVKSPDASALAPLAIGSALMIMVYATGHISGGHLNPAVTLGVTLRGKCTWADAIPYMVAQVIGAVAAAALVLFIKGTATGGAVSPPSPIQYTVAAKLLVEFLFTFALVFVVLSTATAKGTQGNSFYGLAIGFTVVVGAFAAGPVSGGAFNPAVAVGVGVFDSSTIPGIWIPLVADFLGGAAAAIVFQAFDMGGDRKAA comes from the coding sequence ATGCTCGCCGGTAAGCTCGTCGCGGAATTTATTGGAACCTTCTTCCTGGTGTTTACGATCGGCATGACCGTCAAGAGCCCGGACGCGTCGGCCCTTGCGCCGCTGGCCATCGGCTCGGCGCTGATGATCATGGTCTACGCCACGGGACACATCTCCGGCGGGCACCTCAACCCAGCCGTGACGCTCGGCGTCACGCTCCGCGGTAAATGCACCTGGGCCGATGCGATTCCGTACATGGTAGCCCAGGTGATCGGTGCTGTCGCGGCGGCGGCCCTGGTTCTCTTCATCAAGGGGACCGCCACGGGCGGGGCGGTTTCGCCCCCGTCGCCGATCCAGTACACCGTGGCCGCGAAGCTCCTGGTCGAGTTCCTATTCACGTTCGCGCTGGTCTTCGTCGTCCTCAGCACGGCGACCGCCAAGGGAACCCAGGGCAATTCGTTCTACGGGCTGGCGATCGGCTTCACGGTCGTCGTCGGCGCCTTCGCCGCCGGCCCGGTTTCGGGAGGCGCGTTCAACCCCGCCGTGGCCGTCGGAGTCGGCGTGTTCGACAGCTCGACGATTCCCGGAATCTGGATCCCGCTGGTCGCCGACTTCCTCGGCGGCGCCGCGGCCGCAATCGTCTTCCAGGCCTTCGACATGGGCGGCGATCGCAAGGCGGCCTGA
- the treS gene encoding maltose alpha-D-glucosyltransferase, translated as MRDDDGLWYKDAIIYEAHVRAFFDSNDDGVGDFRGLTLKLDYLRDLGVTAIWLLPFYPSPLRDDGYDIADYTKVNKQYGRLSDFREFLETAHRLGMRVITELVLNHTSDQHEWFQRARTAPAGSPERDFYVWSDTPDLYPEARIIFKDFEVSNWTWDPVANAYFWHRFYSHQPDLNYDNPAVWEAVFPLVDFWFGMGVDGLRLDAVPYLYERPGTNCENLPETHEFLKALRKHVDEKFPTPPRMFLAEANQWPEDAVAYFGDDDECHMAFHFPVMPRLFMALHQEDRFPILDILAQTPAIPENSQWCMFLRNHDELTLEMVTDEERDSMYRAYAQDPEARINLGIRHRLAPLLYNDRRRIELMTALLFSLPGTPVLYYGDEIGMGDNIYLGDRNGVRTPMQWSPDRNAGFSNCNPQKLYFPVITDSEYHYEAVNVESQQQNTSSLLWWTKRMIALRKQHRAFGRGTLDFLRPENAKILVFVRSYEDERILVVANLSRFMQYVELDLREFQGCVPEELSGRSLLPPIDERPYRLTLSPYAFYWFLLKPADAAKPALDGEPLRVGDLPALTVADDWRTELCGKDHARLGVILPSFLERRRPPGVPRIVAAHITRSFADPMGSGDIQWLVVRVELDTGDTESSILPLTVIGEDDSSRLLESASTAVLARLTGNRTGLLCDAVAAPACGQELVQAIQAGMTAPLADGELAAVALKGLAEAVGDAHTLVPSHLIRGERFNATLVFDERLTLKTFRSVETEINPDFEIRTFLSARQEAPIVAPVLGYIEYRRVHGPPVTVAVLNQYIPNHGTAWHLTINQLSQFYERVAAHSHRRISETPSDPNPAVPDPGAEASLEEIIGGFESIARKIGVQTALLHRTLASDSRAADFRPEPFGRLYQRSLYQAMRNLTHQVFTRLTFELPRLTEPVKADAARLLSLREPLLERFREVADTPLGGSRIRIHGDYELDQLVYTGTDFVVIDFEADLEDSTGERRVKRSPLRDVAAMIRSFDYAAHSVLFDLEHKEGRPPGLVRHEDRSALEPWARRWQSRISRQFVDAYFESLDRPGLLPATRSQCEFLLDVMLLERALDEVGRDMARRPDWMVVPLRALLRMLEPEAPPPSNEVLGV; from the coding sequence GTGCGAGACGACGACGGTCTTTGGTACAAGGATGCGATCATCTATGAGGCCCACGTGCGGGCCTTCTTCGACAGCAACGACGACGGCGTCGGCGATTTTCGCGGGCTGACGTTGAAGCTCGACTATCTGCGCGACCTGGGGGTCACGGCGATCTGGCTCTTGCCGTTCTATCCGTCGCCGTTGCGCGACGACGGGTACGACATCGCCGACTACACGAAGGTCAACAAGCAGTACGGGCGGCTGTCGGACTTCCGCGAGTTTCTGGAGACCGCTCATCGTCTCGGGATGAGGGTCATCACCGAGCTGGTGCTCAACCACACGTCGGACCAGCACGAGTGGTTCCAGCGCGCGCGGACGGCGCCGGCGGGGAGCCCCGAGCGCGACTTCTACGTCTGGAGCGACACGCCGGACCTCTATCCCGAGGCCCGGATCATCTTCAAGGACTTCGAGGTCTCGAACTGGACGTGGGACCCGGTGGCGAACGCCTACTTCTGGCACCGGTTCTATTCCCATCAGCCCGATCTCAACTACGACAACCCCGCCGTCTGGGAAGCGGTGTTCCCGCTCGTCGATTTCTGGTTCGGCATGGGGGTCGACGGTCTCCGGCTCGACGCCGTTCCGTACCTCTACGAACGCCCCGGGACCAACTGCGAGAACCTCCCCGAGACGCACGAGTTCTTGAAAGCCTTGCGCAAGCACGTCGACGAGAAGTTTCCGACGCCCCCGCGGATGTTCCTCGCCGAGGCCAACCAGTGGCCCGAGGACGCCGTGGCGTATTTCGGCGACGACGACGAATGCCACATGGCGTTCCACTTCCCGGTCATGCCTCGGCTGTTCATGGCGCTGCATCAGGAAGACCGGTTTCCGATCCTCGACATCCTTGCCCAGACGCCGGCCATTCCCGAAAACAGCCAGTGGTGCATGTTCCTCCGCAACCACGACGAGCTGACGCTTGAAATGGTGACGGACGAGGAACGCGATTCGATGTATCGGGCCTACGCCCAGGACCCCGAGGCGCGGATCAACCTGGGCATCCGCCATCGCCTCGCGCCGCTGTTGTACAACGACCGGAGGCGGATCGAGCTGATGACCGCGCTGTTGTTCTCGCTGCCCGGCACGCCGGTGCTTTATTACGGCGACGAGATCGGCATGGGCGACAACATCTACCTCGGCGATCGCAACGGCGTGCGGACGCCGATGCAGTGGTCGCCCGACCGCAACGCGGGGTTCTCGAACTGCAACCCGCAGAAGCTCTACTTCCCGGTGATCACCGATTCGGAGTACCACTACGAGGCGGTCAACGTCGAGAGCCAGCAGCAGAACACCAGCTCGCTGCTCTGGTGGACGAAGCGGATGATCGCGCTGCGCAAACAGCATCGGGCGTTCGGCCGGGGGACGTTGGATTTCCTCCGCCCCGAGAACGCCAAGATCCTCGTGTTCGTCCGGAGCTATGAGGACGAGCGCATCCTGGTCGTGGCCAACCTTTCGCGATTCATGCAATACGTCGAGCTCGACCTCCGCGAGTTCCAGGGATGCGTCCCCGAGGAGCTTTCCGGGCGCAGCCTGCTGCCGCCGATCGACGAGCGGCCGTATCGATTGACGCTTTCGCCTTACGCCTTCTACTGGTTCTTGCTGAAGCCGGCCGACGCCGCTAAGCCGGCCCTGGACGGCGAGCCGCTGCGCGTGGGCGATCTGCCCGCGCTGACGGTCGCCGACGACTGGCGGACCGAACTGTGCGGCAAGGATCACGCGCGGTTGGGGGTGATCTTGCCGAGCTTTCTGGAGCGTCGGCGGCCGCCGGGCGTGCCCCGGATCGTCGCCGCCCACATCACGCGATCGTTCGCCGACCCCATGGGATCGGGCGACATCCAGTGGCTCGTCGTCCGCGTCGAGCTCGACACGGGCGATACCGAATCAAGCATCCTGCCGCTGACGGTGATCGGCGAGGACGACTCGTCGCGGCTTCTCGAATCGGCGTCGACCGCCGTGCTGGCGCGGTTGACGGGGAATCGAACGGGCTTGCTCTGCGACGCGGTCGCCGCCCCCGCCTGCGGCCAGGAACTCGTGCAGGCGATCCAGGCCGGCATGACCGCGCCCCTGGCCGACGGCGAGCTGGCGGCCGTGGCTTTGAAGGGGTTGGCCGAGGCCGTGGGCGACGCCCACACGCTGGTTCCCTCCCACCTCATCCGCGGCGAACGCTTCAACGCCACGCTCGTCTTCGACGAGCGGCTGACCCTCAAGACGTTCCGGAGCGTCGAGACCGAAATCAATCCCGACTTCGAGATCCGCACCTTCCTCTCGGCCCGGCAGGAGGCCCCGATCGTTGCGCCGGTGCTTGGTTATATCGAGTATCGCCGGGTCCACGGCCCGCCGGTGACGGTCGCCGTGCTGAACCAGTACATCCCCAATCATGGGACGGCCTGGCATCTGACGATCAACCAGCTCAGCCAGTTCTACGAACGGGTCGCGGCGCATTCGCACCGGCGGATCTCCGAGACGCCGAGCGACCCCAACCCCGCGGTTCCCGACCCTGGCGCCGAGGCGTCGCTTGAGGAGATCATCGGCGGCTTCGAGAGCATCGCGCGGAAGATCGGGGTTCAGACGGCCCTGCTCCACCGCACGCTCGCGTCGGATTCGCGGGCCGCCGATTTCCGCCCCGAGCCGTTCGGTCGGCTCTATCAGCGGTCGCTCTACCAGGCGATGCGGAACCTGACTCATCAGGTTTTCACCCGGCTGACGTTCGAACTTCCCAGACTGACGGAACCGGTCAAGGCCGACGCCGCGCGCTTGCTCAGCCTTCGCGAGCCGCTGCTCGAACGCTTTCGAGAGGTCGCTGACACGCCGCTGGGCGGGTCGCGAATCCGGATTCACGGCGACTATGAACTCGACCAGCTCGTTTATACCGGGACCGACTTCGTCGTGATCGACTTCGAGGCCGATCTCGAAGACTCGACGGGCGAGCGCCGGGTCAAACGGTCGCCGCTCCGCGACGTGGCCGCGATGATCCGGTCGTTCGATTACGCGGCCCACAGCGTGCTTTTCGACCTCGAACACAAGGAAGGCCGGCCCCCCGGCCTGGTCCGGCATGAGGACCGCTCGGCCCTGGAGCCGTGGGCCCGGCGCTGGCAGTCGCGGATCTCCCGCCAGTTCGTCGACGCCTACTTCGAATCGCTCGACCGCCCCGGCCTCCTCCCCGCGACCCGGAGCCAGTGCGAGTTTTTGCTCGACGTCATGCTGCTCGAACGGGCGCTCGACGAGGTCGGCCGCGACATGGCCCGCCGCCCCGACTGGATGGTCGTCCCGCTCCGCGCTCTGCTGCGGATGCTCGAACCCGAAGCGCCGCCGCCGTCGAATGAAGTGCTCGGGGTTTGA
- a CDS encoding opioid growth factor receptor-related protein: protein MSQLVQFHRGKANDSESRSLADFWSFSDSQMESRHDFIQWMFPLEEPSSFNPNAPILTRADLEAFRDDPALRDNLLRSFDRFLAFLGLAREGDRVVPAADFEKKQWRLTEPNHNWLRITRVLTSLRLLGLGNQSEAFYQGLERLVEQGKARISADTRAYWKNATFPDQPQ, encoded by the coding sequence ATGTCGCAACTCGTCCAATTCCATCGAGGGAAGGCGAACGACTCGGAAAGCCGTTCGCTAGCGGATTTCTGGTCGTTCTCGGACAGCCAGATGGAGAGCCGCCACGACTTCATCCAGTGGATGTTTCCTTTGGAGGAGCCGAGTTCGTTCAACCCGAACGCCCCGATCCTGACCCGGGCCGACCTGGAGGCGTTTCGAGACGACCCGGCGCTCCGCGACAACTTGCTCCGGTCGTTCGATCGTTTCCTCGCCTTCCTCGGGCTCGCGCGCGAGGGCGACCGGGTCGTCCCGGCGGCGGATTTCGAGAAGAAGCAGTGGCGGCTCACCGAGCCCAACCACAACTGGCTGCGGATCACCCGCGTCCTGACCAGCCTTCGCCTTCTCGGTTTGGGGAATCAGTCCGAGGCGTTTTATCAAGGACTCGAACGACTGGTCGAGCAAGGCAAAGCCCGGATCTCGGCCGACACCCGAGCGTACTGGAAAAACGCGACGTTCCCCGATCAGCCCCAGTGA
- a CDS encoding DUF1501 domain-containing protein yields MNHPIDPQAWRTAVQRRVFLRNSAYGLGSLALSGLLNPSLFQQSARAADAVKPDSRWRGVVQPPHLPVKAKRVIHLCMAGGPSQFESLDYKPKLKELHGKPFPESFTKGQQLAQLQNKTLIARGPSCEFHKHGQSGQEISDLFPHISTHADKMCIVRSMITEQINHDPAHAFMNSGSIIKGRPSMGSWLLYGLGAETDELPGFVVLTSAGASGQQPVSARQWSAGFLPSKFQGIMFQSRGDAVHYISTPPGVSPDAQRQSVEEINRLNGMLIDDRLDPEIQTRIAQYELAFRMQASVPELTDFASEPKSVLDLYGVKNPGDGSFASNCLMARRLAERGVRMIQLYHRAWDHHGGIDHAMPVAAREVDQACAALVQDLDQRGMLDDTLVVWGGEFGRTPMGQGTGRDHHILGFSLWMAGGGSKGGVTYGATDELGYKAVENVVHVRDLHATILALCGIDHARLSFKFQGLDVHLTGVEPARVVKELIA; encoded by the coding sequence ATGAATCACCCGATCGATCCTCAGGCGTGGCGGACGGCGGTTCAGCGGCGGGTGTTCCTGCGGAACTCGGCCTACGGACTGGGGTCGCTCGCGCTGTCGGGTCTGCTCAACCCGAGCCTGTTTCAGCAGTCGGCCCGCGCGGCCGACGCCGTCAAGCCCGACTCGCGCTGGCGGGGCGTGGTCCAGCCGCCGCACTTGCCGGTGAAGGCCAAGCGAGTGATCCACCTTTGCATGGCCGGCGGGCCGTCGCAGTTCGAGAGCCTCGACTACAAGCCGAAGCTGAAGGAGCTGCACGGCAAGCCGTTCCCCGAGTCGTTCACCAAGGGGCAGCAGCTCGCCCAGCTTCAGAACAAGACCCTCATCGCGCGCGGGCCGTCGTGCGAATTCCACAAGCACGGCCAGTCGGGGCAGGAGATCTCGGATCTCTTTCCGCACATATCAACGCACGCTGACAAGATGTGCATCGTCCGGTCGATGATCACCGAGCAGATCAACCACGACCCGGCGCACGCCTTCATGAACAGCGGCTCGATCATCAAGGGCCGCCCGAGCATGGGCTCGTGGCTTCTCTACGGCCTCGGCGCCGAGACCGACGAGCTGCCCGGGTTCGTCGTGTTGACGTCCGCCGGCGCGTCGGGCCAGCAGCCGGTCTCGGCCCGGCAGTGGTCGGCCGGCTTCCTTCCCAGCAAGTTCCAGGGGATCATGTTCCAGTCGCGCGGCGACGCCGTCCACTACATCAGCACGCCGCCGGGCGTGAGCCCAGACGCCCAGCGGCAGAGCGTCGAGGAGATCAACCGACTCAACGGCATGCTGATCGACGACCGGCTCGATCCCGAGATCCAGACCCGGATCGCCCAGTACGAGCTGGCGTTCCGGATGCAGGCGTCGGTCCCCGAGTTGACCGATTTTGCGAGCGAGCCGAAGTCGGTGCTCGACCTCTACGGCGTCAAGAACCCCGGCGACGGCAGCTTCGCCTCCAACTGCCTGATGGCCCGGCGGCTGGCCGAGCGCGGGGTCCGGATGATCCAGCTCTACCATCGCGCGTGGGACCACCACGGCGGCATCGACCACGCCATGCCGGTCGCCGCTCGCGAGGTCGACCAGGCGTGCGCCGCGCTCGTCCAGGACCTTGACCAGCGGGGGATGCTCGACGACACCCTGGTCGTCTGGGGAGGCGAGTTCGGCCGAACGCCGATGGGGCAGGGGACCGGCCGCGACCACCACATTCTGGGCTTCTCGCTCTGGATGGCCGGCGGCGGGTCGAAGGGGGGCGTCACCTACGGCGCGACCGACGAGCTGGGTTACAAGGCCGTCGAGAACGTCGTCCACGTCCGCGACCTGCACGCGACGATCCTCGCCCTCTGCGGCATCGACCACGCGCGGCTCTCGTTCAAGTTCCAGGGCCTCGACGTCCACCTCACCGGCGTCGAGCCCGCGCGCGTGGTCAAGGAACTGATCGCCTGA
- the tadA gene encoding tRNA adenosine(34) deaminase TadA produces the protein MSHEVPETAGDAFDRRMMEHALGLARQAAALGEVPVGALIVREGKIVSQAFNLRETLHDPTAHAERLALTLAGRGLGSWRLEGCTLYVTLEPCAMCAGAIVQSRVQRLVYGAVDRKAGACQSLYRLVDDRRMNHRVELASGILAEECGEILSLFFHDRRGFPKLR, from the coding sequence ATGTCCCACGAAGTTCCCGAAACGGCCGGCGACGCGTTCGACCGTCGGATGATGGAGCACGCCCTCGGGCTCGCCCGTCAGGCGGCGGCGTTGGGCGAAGTTCCGGTCGGCGCCCTGATCGTCCGGGAGGGGAAGATCGTTTCCCAGGCGTTCAACCTCCGCGAGACCCTGCACGACCCCACGGCCCACGCCGAGCGACTCGCCCTCACGCTGGCCGGACGCGGCCTCGGATCGTGGCGTCTGGAGGGTTGCACGCTCTATGTGACGCTCGAACCGTGCGCCATGTGCGCCGGGGCGATCGTCCAGAGTCGCGTCCAGCGGCTGGTTTACGGGGCCGTTGATCGCAAGGCGGGGGCCTGCCAGAGCCTCTACCGGCTGGTCGACGACCGTCGGATGAACCATCGCGTTGAACTGGCCTCGGGGATTTTAGCCGAAGAATGCGGCGAAATCCTCAGTCTGTTCTTCCATGATCGCCGAGGTTTTCCTAAACTACGATGA
- a CDS encoding PSD1 and planctomycete cytochrome C domain-containing protein, producing the protein MREFPAWNVPQRAMFVIGLLATICPRSPASEPDARAAARVEFNRDVRPILSDNCYSCHGPDKNRRKAKLRLDERASALEKQAIVPGKPDDSELVARILSDDEDEMMPPRESHKTLTAHQKDLLKAWIAQGAEYQAHWAYVAPAKRKPPHVKRSDWVRNPVDAFILASLESKGIEPSPEAPRRTLIRRLSLDLIGVPPTPDEVRAFEQDADTKAYEHLVDRLLDSPHYGERMAVSWLDLARFSDTVGYHGDQGQRVFPYRDYVIDAFNRNKPFDAFTIEQLAGDLLPKPTTEQLVATGFNRLNMMTREGGAQPGEYLAKYASDRVRTVSLTWLGSTMGCCECHDHKYDPFSQRDFYSLAAFFADVKQWGVYQDYDYTPNPELRGWSNDHPFPPEIEVESAYLLNRRKQLADRIRQACSTAPDDDAFARWLDQAREFLKTSETGWRTVPVSNEPDAKPQPDGGALLADLPKIADEKTKSKAKPKETWTFRVEPGAAWVSRVRVELLPHPANGGKITRNGAENATVALTASIHPAGSKDGKPVRFHLAEADQKQPRYFNGYEVPGVLNGWTTSTDHAKEKQTAVWHLDPPIELKDGDALVVDVNGAQAGCVRVGFSPFGFDPRGNLDGGLDPDVKPALEAKAGDRTPEQTALLKTLYRLGSATDTAFWNDMRGLCRQIAECRDGRAFTMITQPAPPLETRVLPRGDWQDKTGAVVEPAVPHFLPQEASKSSGRQTRLDLARWIVAPENPLTARVFMNRLWKQCFGAGLSGVIEDVGAQGEWPVHPELLDWLAVDFREGGWDVKRMVKTLVTSSAYRQDSRQRPELRDADPANRWIASQSPRRLEAEFVRDNALAVAGLLKLDLIGGPSAFPYQPAGYYSNLQFPDRDYDASAGDLQYRRGLYMHWQRTFLHPMLANFDAPPREECTPTRNVANTPQQALTLLNDPTFVEAARVLAENLLSHGDLKDDDARIERLYERALSRAPKPAERASLAGFLARQRLVFRDHPPEADRLLHVGQSPSAKGLDPSEVAAWTTVCRVVLNLHETITRY; encoded by the coding sequence GTGCGCGAATTCCCAGCTTGGAACGTCCCCCAGCGGGCGATGTTCGTTATCGGACTGCTGGCGACCATTTGCCCAAGATCTCCCGCGTCGGAGCCCGACGCCCGCGCGGCGGCGAGGGTCGAGTTCAATCGCGACGTCCGGCCGATCCTGTCGGACAACTGCTACAGTTGCCACGGCCCGGACAAGAACCGTCGCAAGGCGAAGCTGCGGCTCGACGAGCGGGCCTCGGCCCTCGAAAAACAGGCGATCGTCCCCGGCAAGCCCGATGACAGCGAACTCGTCGCGCGGATCTTGAGCGACGACGAAGACGAGATGATGCCGCCCCGCGAGTCGCACAAGACGCTGACCGCGCATCAGAAAGACCTGCTCAAGGCCTGGATCGCCCAGGGAGCCGAATACCAGGCGCACTGGGCCTACGTCGCCCCGGCCAAGCGGAAGCCGCCGCACGTCAAGCGGAGCGACTGGGTCCGCAATCCGGTCGACGCCTTCATCCTCGCCTCGCTCGAATCGAAGGGGATCGAGCCGTCGCCCGAAGCCCCCCGGCGCACGCTGATCCGCCGGCTCTCACTCGATCTGATCGGCGTCCCCCCCACACCTGACGAGGTCCGCGCGTTCGAGCAAGACGCTGACACCAAAGCTTATGAACATCTGGTCGACCGCTTGCTTGACTCGCCCCACTACGGCGAGCGCATGGCCGTCTCGTGGCTCGACCTCGCGCGGTTCAGCGACACCGTCGGTTACCACGGCGACCAAGGCCAGCGCGTCTTCCCCTATCGCGACTACGTCATCGACGCCTTCAACCGCAACAAGCCGTTCGACGCCTTCACCATCGAGCAACTGGCCGGCGACCTCTTGCCCAAGCCCACCACCGAACAACTCGTCGCCACCGGCTTCAACCGCCTGAACATGATGACCCGCGAAGGGGGCGCGCAGCCCGGCGAATACCTGGCCAAGTACGCGTCCGACCGCGTGCGGACCGTCTCGCTCACCTGGCTGGGCTCGACGATGGGCTGCTGCGAATGCCACGACCACAAATACGACCCGTTCAGCCAGCGCGATTTCTACTCGCTGGCCGCGTTCTTCGCCGACGTCAAGCAGTGGGGCGTCTACCAGGATTACGACTACACGCCCAACCCCGAGCTGAGAGGATGGAGCAACGACCATCCCTTCCCCCCCGAGATCGAAGTCGAAAGCGCGTACCTGCTGAACCGTCGCAAGCAGCTCGCCGACCGCATCCGACAAGCCTGCTCGACCGCGCCCGACGACGACGCCTTCGCCCGATGGCTCGACCAGGCGCGGGAGTTCTTGAAGACGTCGGAAACCGGCTGGCGGACCGTCCCGGTCTCGAACGAGCCGGACGCGAAGCCGCAGCCCGACGGCGGCGCGCTCTTGGCTGATCTTCCGAAGATCGCTGATGAGAAGACGAAGTCCAAAGCTAAGCCCAAGGAGACCTGGACGTTCCGCGTCGAGCCGGGCGCGGCCTGGGTTTCGCGCGTCCGCGTCGAGCTGCTTCCGCACCCCGCGAACGGCGGCAAGATCACCCGCAACGGCGCCGAGAACGCAACGGTCGCCCTGACGGCCTCGATCCATCCGGCCGGATCGAAGGACGGCAAGCCCGTCCGGTTCCACCTGGCCGAAGCCGACCAGAAACAGCCGCGCTATTTCAACGGCTATGAAGTCCCCGGCGTCTTGAACGGCTGGACGACCTCAACGGATCACGCGAAGGAGAAGCAGACAGCCGTCTGGCATCTCGATCCGCCGATCGAGCTGAAGGACGGCGACGCTCTGGTAGTCGACGTCAACGGGGCCCAGGCGGGCTGCGTCCGCGTCGGCTTCTCGCCGTTCGGCTTCGACCCACGGGGAAATCTCGACGGCGGCCTCGACCCGGACGTGAAGCCCGCCCTTGAAGCGAAAGCCGGCGATCGGACGCCTGAGCAGACGGCTCTGTTGAAGACGCTTTACCGGCTCGGCTCGGCCACCGACACCGCCTTCTGGAACGACATGCGCGGGCTCTGCCGGCAGATCGCCGAGTGCCGCGACGGCCGGGCGTTCACGATGATCACCCAGCCCGCCCCGCCGCTGGAAACCCGGGTCTTGCCCCGGGGCGACTGGCAAGACAAGACCGGCGCGGTGGTGGAGCCGGCGGTGCCGCATTTCCTCCCCCAGGAGGCTTCGAAGTCCTCGGGCCGGCAGACCCGGCTCGACCTGGCGCGCTGGATCGTGGCTCCCGAGAATCCGCTGACGGCGCGGGTGTTCATGAACCGGCTCTGGAAACAGTGCTTCGGCGCCGGCCTCAGCGGCGTGATCGAAGACGTCGGCGCCCAGGGCGAATGGCCGGTCCACCCCGAACTGCTCGACTGGCTGGCCGTCGACTTCCGAGAAGGCGGCTGGGACGTCAAGCGGATGGTCAAGACACTCGTGACCTCGTCGGCCTATCGACAGGACTCGCGGCAGCGGCCCGAGCTGCGCGACGCCGACCCCGCGAATCGCTGGATCGCCTCGCAGTCGCCCCGCAGGCTGGAGGCCGAGTTCGTCCGCGACAACGCGCTGGCTGTGGCGGGCCTGCTCAAGCTCGACCTCATCGGCGGGCCGAGCGCCTTTCCGTACCAGCCGGCCGGCTATTATTCCAACCTCCAGTTCCCCGACCGCGACTACGACGCCAGCGCGGGCGACCTCCAGTATCGCCGGGGCCTGTACATGCACTGGCAGCGGACGTTCCTGCATCCGATGCTCGCCAATTTCGACGCTCCTCCGCGCGAGGAATGCACGCCGACCCGGAACGTCGCCAACACGCCCCAGCAGGCGCTGACGCTGCTCAACGACCCGACGTTCGTCGAGGCCGCCCGCGTCCTGGCCGAGAATCTGCTGTCGCACGGCGATCTCAAGGACGACGACGCGCGGATCGAGCGGCTCTATGAGCGCGCCCTGTCGCGAGCGCCGAAGCCCGCCGAGCGGGCGTCGCTGGCCGGCTTCCTGGCGCGGCAGAGGCTTGTGTTCCGTGATCATCCGCCGGAAGCCGATCGCCTGCTCCACGTCGGCCAGTCGCCCTCGGCGAAGGGGCTCGATCCGTCCGAGGTCGCGGCCTGGACGACCGTCTGCCGCGTCGTGCTCAACCTGCATGAGACCATCACCAGGTATTGA